A region from the Rosa rugosa chromosome 6, drRosRugo1.1, whole genome shotgun sequence genome encodes:
- the LOC133715943 gene encoding 3-hydroxyisobutyryl-CoA hydrolase 1-like → MASLNSTRRDDDDDSVVLVREDFFARTLTLNRPRQLNALNFEMISRLLELFLAYEEDANVKLVILKGKGRAFCAGGDVAAVVRDINEGNWRLGANFFRKEFTLNYLMATYSKPQVSILNGIVMGGGAGASIHGRFRVATENSVFAMPETALGLFPDVGASYYLSRLPGFFGEYVGLTGARLDGAEMLACGLATHFVPSTRLSSLEADLCKVDSSEFATIQAILDQYSQHPALKEKSAYYRMDVIDKCFSRRTVEEILSALEEEAAKRANDWLSTTIQSLKKASPMSLKISLRSIREGRLQGVGQCLVREYRMVSHVLRGEVSKDFREGCRAILLDKDRNPKWEPSKLELINDHMVEQYFSNLDDEEWEELKLPARFNLPVTAIAKL, encoded by the exons ATGGCTTCTCTCAACTCAACCCGAcgcgacgacgacgacgattcG GTGGTTTTGGTACGAGAGGATTTCTTTGCGAGGACGTTGACATTGAACAGGCCTCGGCAACTGAATGCCCTTAACTTTGAAATG ATTTCTCGACTGTTGGAACTTTTCCTTGCATATGAGGAGGATGCTAATGTCAAGTTGGTGATTCTCAAG GGGAAAGGAAGAGCATTTTGTGCTGGTGGTGATGTAGCGGCTGTGGTTCGtgatattaatgaag GAAATTGGAGATTAGGTGCAAATTTTTTTCGAAAGGAGTTTACCTTAAACTACTTAATGGCAACATACAGTAAACCACAG GTTTCAATTCTGAATGGAATTGTCATGGGAGGTGGGGCTGGTGCTTCCATCCATGGTAGATTCCGTGTTGCAACTGAGAATTCG GTTTTCGCAATGCCAGAAACAGCTCTGGGACTTTTTCCAGATGTAGGTGCCTCTTATTATTTGTCCAGGCTTCCTGGATTCTTTG GAGAATATGTTGGTCTTACAGGTGCCAGATTGGATGGTGCTGAAATGCTTGCTTGTGGTCTTGCAACTCACTTTGTTCCCTCAACG AGGCTGTCCTCTCTTGAAGCAGATCTATGCAAAGTTGATTCAAGTGAGTTCGCAACAATTCAAGCTATTTTGGATCAATACTCGCAGCATCCAGCTCTAAAAGAGAAAAGTGCTTATTACCG GATGGATGTTATTGACAAGTGCTTTTCTAGAAGAACAGTGGAAGAAATTTTATCTGCCCTC GAGGAGGAGGCTGCAAAGAGGGCAAATGATTGGTTATCGACAACAATTCAATCTCTAAAAAAGGCATCACCAATGAGTTTGAAGATTTCTTTGAGATCA ATTAGAGAAGGAAGGCTTCAGGGAGTTGGTCAATGCCTTGTTCGTGAATATAGAATGGTTTCTCATGTTTTGCGAGGAGAAGTCAGCAAGGATTTCAGAGAG GGTTGCAGAGCTATATTGTTGGACAAGGATAGGAACCCAAAG TGGGAGCCTTCTAAATTGGAGCTCATCAATGATCATATGGTTGAGCAGTACTTCTCTAACTTGGATGATGAAGAATGGGAAGAGTTAAAGCTCCCTGCAAGATTCAACTTGCCCGTAACTGCCATTGCAAAGCTTTGA
- the LOC133717236 gene encoding uric acid degradation bifunctional protein TTL isoform X1 produces MEGFKFEEQEFFACCGSSKFAKEMSKASPFSSLDEAVTAARDIWFNKVDVTGWLQAFSAHPQIGHNPSPSSHSTSAQWSKGEQSTAFATATSSSLQELSQWNTKYREKFGFVFLICASGKSTDGILAELKRRYPNRPIVEFEIAAEEEMKITELRLGKLFSTKEKVPSTGNMNPTVAAKKVEEDRVSIIGGHLSASSEISAVKTETPTRTRPPITTHVLDVSRGSPGAGIEVCLEMWKGHQPRPVFGESAIGGWVFQGSSTTNSDGRSGQLLSIVDAVNPGIYRISFNTGKYCPGGFFPYVSIVFEIRESQKLEHFHVPLLLSPFSFSTYRGS; encoded by the exons ATGGAGGGATTCAAATTTGAGGAGCAAGAATTCTTCGCTTGCTGCGGAAGCTCCAAATTCGCCAAAGAAATGTCCAAGGCCTCTCCTTTCTCTTCTCTCGACGAAGCCGTGACTGCGGCCAGAGACATTTGGTTCAACAAGGTCGACGTCACCGGTTGGCTTCAGGCCTTCTCCGCTCATCCTCAGATCGGCCAcaatccttctccttcttcccaCTCCACCTCTGCTCA GTGGAGCAAAGGAGAGCAGTCAACTGCTTTTGCAACTGCTACTAGTTCAAGCTTACAG GAGCTCTCTCAATGGAATACTAAATACAGGGAAAAGTTTGGGTTTGTATTTCTTATTTGTGCGTCGGGAAAGAGCACTGATGGGATACTCGCTGAATTGAAG AGACGATATCCAAATAGGCCTATTGTTGAGTTTGAGATTGCAGCTGAGGAGGAGATGAAAATAACAGAATTACGTCTTGGGAAACTTTTCTCAACTAAAGAAAAGGTTCCTTCAACAGGCAACATGAATCCCACAGTTGCTGCAAAGAAAGTGGAAG AAGATCGTGTGAGCATTATTGGAGGTCATCTGAGTGCTTCTTCTGAAATTTCAGCTGTAAAAACTGAGACTCCAACTCGAACTCGTCCACCCATCACAACCCATGTCTTGGATGTTTCTCGAGGATCTCCGGGTGCAGGCATTGAGGTATGTTTAGAAATGTGGAAGGGTCATCAACCTCGTCCTGTGTTTGGCGAGTCAGCTATAGGCGGTTGGGTATTTCAAGGGTCTTCAACTACGAATAGTGATGGGCGAAGTGGTCAGTTGTTGAGCATAGTTGATGCAGTGAACCCAGGGATATACAGGATAAGTTTTAACACCGGCAAGTACTGCCCAGGTGGGTTCTTTCCTTATGTTTCCATTGTGTTTGAAATCAGGGAGTCACAGAAGTTGGAACATTTTCATGTTCCTCTGCTGCTGTCACCTTTCTCATTCTCAACTTACCGTGGAAGCTAG
- the LOC133717236 gene encoding uric acid degradation bifunctional protein TTL isoform X2 translates to MEGFKFEEQEFFACCGSSKFAKEMSKASPFSSLDEAVTAARDIWFNKVDVTGWLQAFSAHPQIGHNPSPSSHSTSAQWSKGEQSTAFATATSSSLQELSQWNTKYREKFGFVFLICASGKSTDGILAELKRRYPNRPIVEFEIAAEEEMKITELRLGKLFSTKEKVPSTGNMNPTVAAKKVEDRVSIIGGHLSASSEISAVKTETPTRTRPPITTHVLDVSRGSPGAGIEVCLEMWKGHQPRPVFGESAIGGWVFQGSSTTNSDGRSGQLLSIVDAVNPGIYRISFNTGKYCPGGFFPYVSIVFEIRESQKLEHFHVPLLLSPFSFSTYRGS, encoded by the exons ATGGAGGGATTCAAATTTGAGGAGCAAGAATTCTTCGCTTGCTGCGGAAGCTCCAAATTCGCCAAAGAAATGTCCAAGGCCTCTCCTTTCTCTTCTCTCGACGAAGCCGTGACTGCGGCCAGAGACATTTGGTTCAACAAGGTCGACGTCACCGGTTGGCTTCAGGCCTTCTCCGCTCATCCTCAGATCGGCCAcaatccttctccttcttcccaCTCCACCTCTGCTCA GTGGAGCAAAGGAGAGCAGTCAACTGCTTTTGCAACTGCTACTAGTTCAAGCTTACAG GAGCTCTCTCAATGGAATACTAAATACAGGGAAAAGTTTGGGTTTGTATTTCTTATTTGTGCGTCGGGAAAGAGCACTGATGGGATACTCGCTGAATTGAAG AGACGATATCCAAATAGGCCTATTGTTGAGTTTGAGATTGCAGCTGAGGAGGAGATGAAAATAACAGAATTACGTCTTGGGAAACTTTTCTCAACTAAAGAAAAGGTTCCTTCAACAGGCAACATGAATCCCACAGTTGCTGCAAAGAAAGTGGAAG ATCGTGTGAGCATTATTGGAGGTCATCTGAGTGCTTCTTCTGAAATTTCAGCTGTAAAAACTGAGACTCCAACTCGAACTCGTCCACCCATCACAACCCATGTCTTGGATGTTTCTCGAGGATCTCCGGGTGCAGGCATTGAGGTATGTTTAGAAATGTGGAAGGGTCATCAACCTCGTCCTGTGTTTGGCGAGTCAGCTATAGGCGGTTGGGTATTTCAAGGGTCTTCAACTACGAATAGTGATGGGCGAAGTGGTCAGTTGTTGAGCATAGTTGATGCAGTGAACCCAGGGATATACAGGATAAGTTTTAACACCGGCAAGTACTGCCCAGGTGGGTTCTTTCCTTATGTTTCCATTGTGTTTGAAATCAGGGAGTCACAGAAGTTGGAACATTTTCATGTTCCTCTGCTGCTGTCACCTTTCTCATTCTCAACTTACCGTGGAAGCTAG
- the LOC133717843 gene encoding E3 ubiquitin-protein ligase PUB23-like, protein MVNCTINSSPNSPSIHFLSFKSMAMDFPPYHFRCPISMDLMKDPVTISTGVTYERVNIEKWFFTYKKKTCPATMQRISNFDTIPNHTLKRLILAWQNQGDSKSSSSSSCELLNSHSDKHEEIKALLSTIMSSPFKVSSLKKLRSIIDMGEETRNDFISSNGVEVLVQILDQILTENSDFVTFRACEEALCILHQLPISEEEGNTFKLLSKQDSTRSMAIMLQRGSAEARLHTITIFKKMAKTNYDWNFVIQDQGIDFFKSLLELVSDEICSKASSCALEVLIEILRASKKNKLRAIEAGAVCVLIELLPESSRSRCEKMLQVIKFLCECAEGRQALVEHGMGIVAISKKMMHVSNVATKIGVKIMWLVCNFHPTAKVLEEMLIYGSVKKLLALLHMDGRSSTKDKVVKIFKMHGNSWKRYPCYPSDLKGYLGCVNEHC, encoded by the coding sequence ATGGTTAACTGCACAATCAACTCCTCACCCAACTCACCATCCATTCACTTTCTCAGTTTCAAATCCATGGCAATGGATTTTCCTCCATACCATTTCAGATGCCCCATTTCCATGGATCTCATGAAGGACCCTGTTACCATCTCCACCGGCGTCACTTACGAACGTGTCAACATCGAGAAATGGTTCTTCACATACAAGAAGAAAACATGCCCGGCCACAATGCAAAGAATCTCAAATTTCGACACCATACCAAATCACACCCTCAAGAGGCTCATTCTTGCATGGCAAAACCAAGGGGACTCGaaatcatcttcatcttcgtcATGTGAGTTATTGAATTCGCATTCGGATAAACATGAGGAGATTAAAGCACTTCTCAGCACAATCATGTCGTCCCCATTCAAGGTCAGTTCCTTAAAGAAACTTCGTTCCATTATTGACATGGGTGAAGAGACGAGAAATGACTTCATTAGTTCTAATGGAGTGGAAGTTCTTGTTCAAATACTTGATCAAATCCTCACAGAGAACTCGGATTTCGTAACATTTCGGGCTTGCGAGGAGGCTCTTTGTATTCTTCACCAACTTCCCATCTCGGAAGAAGAAGGTAACACTTTTAAGTTGTTGTCAAAACAAGATTCCACCAGATCAATGGCAATCATGCTTCAGCGCGGGAGCGCTGAAGCACGCCTTCACACCATTACCATATTCAAGAAGATGGCAAAAACCAATTACGACTGGAACTTTGTGATACAAGATCAAGGTATAGATTTCTTCAAATCCTTGTTGGAGCTTGTTTCGGACGAAATATGTAGCAAAGCAAGCTCATGTGCCTTGGAAGTTCTGATAGAAATTTTGAGAGCATCAAAGAAAAACAAGCTGAGGGCAATTGAAGCAGGTGCTGTTTGTGTCCTAATAGAGCTATTGCCAGAGTCCAGCAGATCCAGATGTGAGAAAATGTTGCAAGTGATCAAGTTTCTGTGTGAATGTGCTGAGGGGAGGCAGGCCTTGGTGGAACATGGTATGGGCATTGTAGCGATTTCGAAGAAGATGATGCACGTTTCCAATGTTGCCACCAAGATTGGGGTGAAGATCATGTGGTTGGTTTGTAATTTTCACCCGACGGCGAAGGTATTGGAGGAAATGTTGATCTATGGATCGGTGAAGAAGCTTCTTGCACTGTTGCATATGGATGGCAGGTCTTCGACGAAGGATAAGGTTGTGAAGATCTTCAAGATGCATGGAAATTCATGGAAACGGTACCCTTGCTACCCTTCTGATTTGAAGGGCTACTTGGGATGTGTGAATGAACATTGCTAa
- the LOC133717236 gene encoding uric acid degradation bifunctional protein TTL isoform X3, with translation MEGFKFEEQEFFACCGSSKFAKEMSKASPFSSLDEAVTAARDIWFNKVDVTGWLQAFSAHPQIGHNPSPSSHSTSAQWSKGEQSTAFATATSSSLQELSQWNTKYREKFGFVFLICASGKSTDGILAELKRRYPNRPIVEFEIAAEEEMKITELRLGKLFSTKEKVPSTGNMNPTVAAKKVEAVKTETPTRTRPPITTHVLDVSRGSPGAGIEVCLEMWKGHQPRPVFGESAIGGWVFQGSSTTNSDGRSGQLLSIVDAVNPGIYRISFNTGKYCPGGFFPYVSIVFEIRESQKLEHFHVPLLLSPFSFSTYRGS, from the exons ATGGAGGGATTCAAATTTGAGGAGCAAGAATTCTTCGCTTGCTGCGGAAGCTCCAAATTCGCCAAAGAAATGTCCAAGGCCTCTCCTTTCTCTTCTCTCGACGAAGCCGTGACTGCGGCCAGAGACATTTGGTTCAACAAGGTCGACGTCACCGGTTGGCTTCAGGCCTTCTCCGCTCATCCTCAGATCGGCCAcaatccttctccttcttcccaCTCCACCTCTGCTCA GTGGAGCAAAGGAGAGCAGTCAACTGCTTTTGCAACTGCTACTAGTTCAAGCTTACAG GAGCTCTCTCAATGGAATACTAAATACAGGGAAAAGTTTGGGTTTGTATTTCTTATTTGTGCGTCGGGAAAGAGCACTGATGGGATACTCGCTGAATTGAAG AGACGATATCCAAATAGGCCTATTGTTGAGTTTGAGATTGCAGCTGAGGAGGAGATGAAAATAACAGAATTACGTCTTGGGAAACTTTTCTCAACTAAAGAAAAGGTTCCTTCAACAGGCAACATGAATCCCACAGTTGCTGCAAAGAAAGTGGAAG CTGTAAAAACTGAGACTCCAACTCGAACTCGTCCACCCATCACAACCCATGTCTTGGATGTTTCTCGAGGATCTCCGGGTGCAGGCATTGAGGTATGTTTAGAAATGTGGAAGGGTCATCAACCTCGTCCTGTGTTTGGCGAGTCAGCTATAGGCGGTTGGGTATTTCAAGGGTCTTCAACTACGAATAGTGATGGGCGAAGTGGTCAGTTGTTGAGCATAGTTGATGCAGTGAACCCAGGGATATACAGGATAAGTTTTAACACCGGCAAGTACTGCCCAGGTGGGTTCTTTCCTTATGTTTCCATTGTGTTTGAAATCAGGGAGTCACAGAAGTTGGAACATTTTCATGTTCCTCTGCTGCTGTCACCTTTCTCATTCTCAACTTACCGTGGAAGCTAG